Proteins found in one Candidatus Woesearchaeota archaeon genomic segment:
- a CDS encoding ORC1-type DNA replication protein, with protein sequence MIDKEQEPTEPCTDSLFTSFLGKTSIFKNKKVFQYNHTPDNIPHRQDQIKQVANILAPTLRLNKPSNLFIYGKTGTGKTLTVLHTTQSLKKVAQQQNIPITILYFNCKLKRVADTEYRLIAQLAREFGKEIPVTGLPTDEIYKTFYTVLDEKEQIVLIILDEIDQLVKKVGDEILYNFTRINAELKKAQLSLIGISNDLMFVDSLDPRVKSSLSEEELVFPPYNALQIQDILRERAADAFNAGAISAGVIEKCAARAAREHGDARMALEMLRVAGEIADRTNAPCVTLEHLDTAEEKIEKERVMDLIITHPRQFQCVFYALLKLFKQTSQPALTGEAYQLYQKLCAIAKLRPLTQRRFSDIVGELDMLGIITARVTSKGRYGRTKEILSSLAPDLQQRVVDVLEKELGITGGTHG encoded by the coding sequence GTGATAGACAAAGAACAGGAACCGACAGAGCCATGTACTGATAGTCTTTTTACCTCTTTTCTGGGCAAAACATCTATTTTTAAGAACAAAAAAGTCTTCCAATACAACCACACCCCTGACAACATTCCCCATCGGCAGGACCAAATCAAACAAGTCGCAAACATTCTCGCGCCAACCCTTCGCCTGAACAAGCCGTCAAACCTATTTATTTATGGTAAAACAGGCACTGGTAAAACACTCACTGTTCTCCATACCACCCAATCCCTCAAAAAAGTTGCCCAACAGCAAAACATTCCAATAACTATACTTTACTTCAACTGCAAGCTCAAGCGTGTTGCCGACACCGAATACCGGCTTATTGCCCAGCTCGCGCGCGAATTCGGCAAAGAAATACCTGTTACCGGCCTGCCAACTGATGAAATCTACAAAACATTTTACACTGTTCTTGATGAAAAAGAGCAAATTGTACTTATCATTCTCGACGAAATCGACCAACTCGTCAAAAAAGTTGGTGATGAAATTTTATACAACTTCACCAGAATTAATGCCGAGCTCAAAAAGGCGCAGTTATCCCTCATCGGCATTTCCAACGACCTCATGTTTGTTGACTCCCTTGATCCGCGTGTCAAATCATCGCTCTCTGAAGAAGAGCTCGTCTTTCCACCGTACAACGCTCTGCAAATTCAAGACATTCTCCGCGAGCGCGCAGCAGACGCATTCAACGCAGGCGCCATTAGTGCAGGCGTCATAGAAAAATGCGCAGCCCGCGCAGCCCGCGAGCATGGCGATGCACGCATGGCGCTGGAAATGCTGCGAGTGGCAGGAGAAATCGCCGACCGTACCAATGCACCATGCGTCACCTTGGAACATCTCGATACTGCTGAGGAAAAAATAGAAAAAGAGCGCGTCATGGACCTCATCATCACTCACCCCCGCCAGTTCCAGTGCGTTTTTTATGCTTTGTTAAAACTGTTCAAGCAGACCAGCCAACCAGCGCTCACTGGTGAAGCATACCAGCTCTACCAAAAACTGTGCGCCATAGCAAAGCTCCGCCCGCTCACTCAGCGGCGCTTCTCCGACATTGTCGGCGAACTTGATATGCTCGGCATCATAACCGCCCGTGTGACATCCAAAGGAAGATACGGGAGGACAAAAGAAATTCTATCATCCCTTGCGCCTGATCTCCAGCAGCGAGTTGTTGACGTGCTGGAAAAAGAACTCGGCATCACCGGTGGTACCCATGGATAA
- a CDS encoding helix-turn-helix domain-containing protein, with translation MLFQKQFLSKLKEFGLNSYESKLWAALLSRGVSTAGELSDIANVPRSRSYDVLESLEKKGFIIMKLGKPIKYVAVSPEEVVERVKKHVKEDSETQVQMLDELKGSKTLEELKVLHTQGVDLIEPTDLSGCLKGRNSFYNHLDMIIKNANESVVLATTSEGFLRKAKALASSLRKAKGKGIKIRILTPATNEVKQAAKDLKQYADIRFVQSLNSRFCAIDGKQACFSLLADKEVHPTYDCAVWIHSEVLATTLEKYFELEWKNAQA, from the coding sequence ATGTTATTCCAAAAGCAATTTTTATCAAAACTGAAGGAATTCGGGCTGAACAGCTATGAGAGCAAGCTCTGGGCAGCCCTGTTAAGCCGTGGTGTTTCGACTGCTGGTGAGCTTTCTGACATTGCCAACGTTCCAAGAAGCAGAAGTTATGATGTTCTTGAAAGCCTTGAAAAGAAGGGATTTATCATAATGAAGCTCGGCAAGCCCATTAAATATGTTGCCGTGTCGCCTGAAGAAGTTGTCGAGAGAGTCAAGAAACACGTCAAGGAAGACTCTGAAACACAGGTGCAGATGCTCGACGAACTCAAAGGCTCAAAAACACTTGAAGAATTAAAAGTGCTCCACACTCAAGGTGTTGACCTTATCGAGCCGACCGACCTTTCCGGCTGCCTCAAGGGCCGCAACTCTTTTTACAACCATCTTGATATGATTATCAAAAATGCCAACGAGTCTGTTGTGCTCGCCACAACTTCTGAAGGGTTCCTACGCAAGGCAAAAGCGCTTGCTTCTTCGCTGCGCAAGGCAAAAGGCAAGGGCATCAAGATACGCATTCTTACTCCTGCAACCAATGAAGTGAAACAGGCAGCCAAAGACCTGAAACAATATGCTGATATTCGATTTGTTCAATCATTAAATTCACGGTTCTGTGCTATCGACGGCAAACAAGCATGCTTTTCGTTACTTGCTGACAAAGAAGTGCACCCAACCTATGATTGTGCAGTGTGGATACATTCTGAAGTTCTTGCAACAACGCTTGAAAAATACTTCGAGCTTGAATGGAAGAACGCACAGGCGTAA
- a CDS encoding DNA-directed DNA polymerase II small subunit: MDNSTTKKIVTYLLNKKILVAPDLIQTLGSASTCPADLLGLFSNDHERESFLEYITPHLPLPVVQMHHHPIVSLVSPPHAPLQHADQIRAPQCKIIFTYTGETKKRTVEDFVSFYTKRYESLRGILQVRKELEDSLSISRVLAKNEKEKASIIGMVKSKAETKNKNIMLELEDPTGIIKVILNKTRPDLFRVAKEIFLDEVIGITGKTGNKIIFADNIIYPDIPHRELKKLDYDCGAVFTSDLHIGSKQFLEESFLRFISWLNGEEGDEHQHEMVKKLKYVFLLGDVVDGVGVYPGQEEDLAIRDVYAQYEQLATYLKKIPPHLRIIICPGNHDAVRLAEPQPVLSKEYAPTLYTLPNVTLVSSPSFIRLEESDTFSGFDILVYHGCSFDYFIAESNAIREAGGYDRADLVMTMLLKRRHLAPTHNATQSIPDPQCDPMVIEKVPDFFTVGHLHKATAAQYKHVTLICASCWQGKTAYQEKVGHIPDPGRVFYADLRTRKIKILKF, encoded by the coding sequence ATGGATAACAGCACCACAAAAAAAATTGTTACCTACCTACTGAACAAAAAAATTTTAGTGGCTCCCGACCTCATTCAAACCTTGGGTTCAGCATCAACCTGCCCTGCAGATTTGCTCGGCCTTTTTTCAAATGACCATGAGCGGGAATCGTTTCTCGAGTACATCACTCCCCACCTTCCTCTTCCTGTGGTGCAAATGCATCATCACCCGATAGTGTCGTTAGTGTCGCCACCGCATGCTCCGCTTCAGCACGCAGACCAGATCCGCGCACCCCAATGCAAAATCATTTTCACGTATACTGGTGAAACCAAAAAGCGCACGGTGGAAGATTTTGTCTCCTTTTACACCAAGCGCTACGAATCGCTGCGAGGAATTCTGCAGGTACGAAAAGAGCTTGAAGACAGCCTTTCCATCAGCCGCGTGCTGGCAAAAAATGAGAAAGAGAAGGCAAGCATTATCGGGATGGTCAAGAGCAAGGCAGAGACAAAAAACAAAAACATCATGCTTGAGCTTGAAGACCCGACCGGCATCATCAAAGTAATTCTCAACAAAACCCGGCCCGATCTTTTTCGTGTTGCGAAAGAAATTTTTCTTGATGAAGTTATCGGGATTACAGGCAAGACTGGGAATAAAATTATTTTTGCAGACAATATTATTTATCCTGACATTCCCCATCGCGAGCTGAAAAAATTAGACTATGATTGCGGCGCGGTGTTTACCTCAGACCTTCACATTGGAAGCAAGCAATTTCTTGAAGAATCATTTCTCCGGTTCATTAGCTGGCTTAATGGGGAAGAGGGTGACGAGCACCAGCATGAGATGGTAAAAAAACTCAAATATGTTTTTCTGCTCGGTGATGTGGTCGATGGTGTTGGGGTATACCCTGGGCAAGAAGAGGATCTTGCCATTCGAGATGTGTATGCCCAATATGAGCAGCTTGCTACCTACCTTAAAAAAATCCCACCTCATCTCCGCATCATTATCTGCCCGGGAAACCACGATGCAGTGCGCCTTGCCGAACCCCAGCCGGTGCTGAGTAAAGAATATGCTCCTACACTTTATACCCTGCCGAATGTGACGCTGGTTAGCAGTCCCTCTTTCATTCGGCTTGAAGAGTCAGATACCTTTTCCGGCTTTGATATTCTCGTGTATCACGGCTGCAGTTTTGATTATTTTATCGCTGAATCAAATGCGATTCGCGAAGCAGGCGGCTATGACCGCGCTGATCTAGTGATGACCATGCTGCTCAAGCGCCGCCACCTTGCGCCAACCCATAATGCAACTCAATCTATTCCTGATCCGCAGTGCGATCCCATGGTGATTGAGAAAGTGCCTGACTTTTTTACCGTTGGCCATCTGCACAAGGCAACCGCAGCGCAGTACAAGCACGTGACGCTGATTTGCGCAAGCTGCTGGCAGGGCAAAACCGCGTATCAAGAAAAAGTAGGCCATATTCCTGACCCTGGCAGAGTTTTTTACGCAGATTTGCGCACGCGCAAAATAAAAATCCTTAAATTTTGA
- a CDS encoding 50S ribosomal protein L34e, whose protein sequence is MPAGSRKSHTYRRVFQRVPSGVSRLFYKKRKPSKAVCGSCKLVLPGVACATPRKMQNMSKSSKRPERPFGGVLCTRCMRSVMVAKARSMKLTE, encoded by the coding sequence ATGCCAGCAGGAAGCAGAAAATCACACACCTACCGCCGGGTTTTTCAGCGCGTGCCGAGCGGAGTATCGCGGCTCTTCTACAAAAAGCGCAAGCCCTCCAAAGCAGTGTGCGGTTCCTGTAAACTGGTGTTGCCAGGTGTTGCGTGCGCAACGCCGCGGAAGATGCAGAACATGTCAAAATCTTCCAAGCGTCCTGAACGGCCCTTTGGCGGTGTGCTCTGCACGCGCTGCATGCGCAGCGTGATGGTCGCAAAAGCGCGCAGTATGAAACTTACCGAGTGA
- a CDS encoding DNA polymerase II large subunit: protein MQPIPPQEPASPEMKAYLEEIEVQTGEAYVVAQKAREKGFDPEKKVDIPIAHNMAERVEGIVSAAAPEIVGTRMTARILELEKQYGAGAWEVALLIAKEVAQEKFCSFSDKKKAMEVGIRTGMAYSTAGIVAAPLEGFIELRIKKTSAGKEYFSVFYAGPIRGAGGTAASVSVLIADYVRKQMGYAPFDPTEDEIKRYVTEVRDYHERITNLQYFPSEQEIEYLVRRIPVEINGDPTEQLEVSNHKDLPRVETNRIRGGVCLVLAEGIAQKAPKLWKRLQKWGADFSLEWDFLKDFLELQKSIKAEKKQDKKEQPTTGISPNYVYIKDLVAGRPVLTHPMRHGGFRLRMGRTRTSGFSATALHPATQIILDSYIAVGTQLKVERPGKAASVTVCDTIEGPIVKLKNGDVVRLFSIADAKACNKEVDKILFLGDILYNYGDFSENGHVLVPVGYCEEWHVQDVEKACSEKLDVTPLEKQAGLIRYSSAVYEKIAAHLNVSLEEISSFFENYFLFRPSAATALALSSGLGVPLHPLYTWHWGALSGEEFVKLGRWLSSGKLHKTEAGDIDKIILLLKQEEKALLEKIGLPHKQTPDHIVIEKQQATILLAMLLLDESFVERLGSISGSGVLAGSGLDMLNTLSPFTVKDKSGTFIGARMGRPEKSKMRKLTGSPHLLFPVGDEGGRLRSFQAAIAEKKVTGQFPFFTCVQCSKETIYSFCETCREPTKQLYFCKECGPKEKPRCPPHGPCTSFYQRPIDINHYFQSAVSLLGLTNYPDLIKGVRGTANKDHTPEHLAKGILRAKHDIYVNKDGTTRYDMSELPLTHFKPCEIETPLSQLKKMGYVKDIFGKSLEDAEQILELKPQDLIIPSGSDSMELPGDEVLFRIANFVDELLQTFYKLPPFYCLKEPRDIVGHLVIGLAPHISAGIVGRIIGFSKIQGLYAHPLYHAAMRRDCDGDEACIMLLMDALLNFSRQFLPDARGSRTMDSPLVLTIRLVPSEVDDMVLGLDTVTGYPLSLYEAGAQYKKTGEIDIEQLRKRLDTPQQYENIGYTHPITNINDGVRVSAYKILPSMEEKLRGQMLLAEKIIAVDETDVATRVIEKHFIRDIRGNLRKFSMQEFRCVKCNEKFRRPPLIGKCTVCKGNLLFTISEGSIVKYLEPSLSLARKYNVPVYVRQNLELTKRRIEEVFGKDKEKQSGLGAWFG from the coding sequence ATGCAACCTATCCCCCCGCAAGAACCTGCAAGTCCGGAAATGAAAGCGTATCTAGAAGAGATTGAGGTACAAACTGGCGAGGCCTACGTTGTTGCGCAGAAAGCGCGTGAAAAAGGGTTTGACCCTGAAAAAAAAGTCGACATTCCCATTGCCCACAACATGGCTGAACGCGTCGAGGGTATTGTTTCAGCGGCCGCACCTGAGATCGTTGGTACTCGTATGACTGCGCGAATTCTTGAGCTCGAAAAACAATACGGTGCCGGCGCATGGGAAGTTGCACTGCTCATTGCAAAAGAAGTTGCCCAAGAAAAATTCTGTAGCTTCTCTGACAAGAAAAAGGCAATGGAAGTCGGCATCCGTACTGGCATGGCCTACAGCACTGCAGGCATTGTCGCCGCACCATTAGAAGGATTTATTGAATTGCGCATCAAAAAAACAAGCGCAGGCAAAGAATACTTTTCTGTTTTCTACGCCGGCCCAATTCGAGGGGCAGGAGGTACGGCTGCATCTGTTTCAGTGCTCATTGCCGATTATGTGCGAAAACAAATGGGCTATGCACCATTTGACCCAACTGAAGATGAGATCAAGCGCTATGTTACTGAAGTGCGTGATTATCACGAGCGCATCACCAACCTTCAATATTTTCCATCAGAGCAGGAAATTGAGTATTTAGTTCGCCGCATTCCCGTTGAGATAAATGGTGACCCGACTGAACAGCTTGAGGTCTCAAACCATAAAGACCTGCCCCGTGTTGAAACTAATCGGATTCGTGGTGGCGTGTGTCTGGTGCTTGCTGAAGGCATTGCGCAAAAAGCGCCCAAGCTCTGGAAGCGCCTCCAAAAATGGGGCGCTGATTTTTCTCTTGAGTGGGATTTTCTGAAAGATTTTCTTGAGTTGCAAAAATCAATCAAGGCAGAGAAAAAACAGGACAAGAAAGAACAGCCAACCACCGGCATAAGCCCCAATTATGTGTATATCAAAGACTTGGTTGCAGGCAGGCCTGTGCTGACGCATCCCATGCGGCACGGCGGCTTTCGCCTGCGCATGGGCCGAACACGCACGTCCGGATTCAGCGCAACCGCGTTGCATCCAGCAACCCAAATTATTCTCGACAGTTACATCGCGGTTGGCACCCAGCTCAAGGTTGAGCGGCCGGGCAAGGCAGCATCCGTCACCGTATGCGACACCATTGAAGGGCCAATTGTCAAGCTCAAAAATGGTGATGTGGTGCGTTTGTTTAGTATAGCAGACGCCAAGGCGTGCAATAAAGAAGTTGATAAAATTCTTTTTCTTGGCGACATTTTGTATAATTATGGTGACTTTTCAGAAAATGGCCACGTGCTGGTGCCCGTCGGGTATTGTGAAGAATGGCATGTGCAAGATGTGGAAAAGGCGTGCAGCGAGAAACTTGACGTTACACCGCTCGAAAAACAAGCAGGATTGATTCGCTATTCTTCAGCCGTATATGAGAAAATTGCAGCACACCTAAACGTATCTCTTGAAGAAATCAGTTCTTTTTTTGAAAATTATTTTCTGTTCCGGCCATCTGCAGCAACAGCGCTTGCCCTATCATCCGGCCTTGGCGTGCCGCTCCATCCGCTGTATACTTGGCATTGGGGCGCATTGAGTGGTGAAGAATTTGTCAAGCTTGGACGTTGGCTTTCTTCAGGAAAACTGCACAAAACAGAAGCGGGGGATATTGATAAAATCATTCTCCTGCTTAAACAAGAAGAAAAAGCGCTGCTCGAAAAAATAGGCCTGCCCCACAAACAAACCCCCGACCATATTGTTATTGAAAAACAGCAGGCAACTATTTTATTGGCCATGCTTTTGCTCGATGAATCGTTTGTCGAGCGGCTTGGCAGTATTTCAGGTTCAGGTGTTTTGGCAGGATCGGGGCTTGATATGCTCAATACCCTCTCTCCTTTCACTGTGAAGGACAAATCCGGCACCTTTATCGGCGCGCGCATGGGCAGGCCAGAAAAATCAAAAATGCGAAAACTCACCGGTTCTCCTCATCTCTTGTTTCCAGTCGGCGATGAAGGCGGTAGGCTGCGGAGTTTTCAGGCAGCAATTGCAGAAAAAAAAGTTACCGGGCAATTTCCTTTTTTTACTTGTGTGCAGTGTTCAAAAGAAACAATCTACTCCTTTTGCGAAACATGCCGTGAGCCAACCAAACAGCTCTACTTCTGCAAAGAGTGCGGGCCGAAAGAAAAACCACGCTGTCCGCCGCATGGCCCGTGCACGTCTTTTTATCAGCGTCCTATTGATATCAACCATTATTTTCAATCAGCAGTCAGCCTCTTGGGCTTGACCAACTATCCTGATCTGATTAAAGGAGTGCGCGGCACAGCAAACAAAGACCACACACCTGAACATCTTGCCAAAGGGATTCTCCGTGCAAAACATGATATCTATGTCAACAAAGATGGAACCACACGCTATGATATGTCGGAGCTTCCGTTGACTCATTTCAAGCCGTGTGAAATTGAAACTCCTCTTTCCCAGCTTAAAAAAATGGGGTATGTTAAAGATATTTTTGGCAAGTCCCTTGAAGATGCCGAGCAAATTCTTGAACTAAAGCCCCAAGACCTTATCATCCCGAGCGGCAGCGATTCGATGGAACTTCCCGGTGATGAAGTGCTCTTCCGCATTGCAAACTTTGTTGACGAATTGCTTCAAACTTTTTACAAGCTTCCACCGTTCTACTGCCTGAAAGAGCCGCGGGATATCGTTGGCCATCTCGTTATCGGGCTTGCACCACACATCTCTGCAGGCATTGTCGGCAGAATCATCGGCTTTTCAAAAATCCAAGGGCTGTATGCGCATCCGCTCTATCACGCTGCCATGCGCCGTGACTGTGACGGCGACGAAGCGTGTATCATGCTGCTCATGGATGCGCTGCTCAATTTTTCGCGGCAATTCCTGCCAGATGCGCGCGGCTCACGCACCATGGATTCGCCGCTTGTTCTCACCATCCGGCTGGTGCCGTCCGAAGTTGATGACATGGTCTTGGGACTGGATACAGTAACTGGATATCCCCTTTCACTCTACGAGGCAGGTGCGCAGTACAAAAAAACAGGAGAGATTGATATCGAGCAGTTGCGGAAACGGCTTGATACTCCGCAACAATATGAAAACATCGGATACACCCATCCGATAACTAATATCAATGACGGCGTGCGCGTCTCGGCCTACAAAATTTTGCCATCCATGGAAGAAAAGCTACGGGGCCAGATGCTCTTGGCCGAGAAAATAATTGCAGTCGATGAAACCGATGTCGCGACGCGGGTGATTGAGAAACACTTTATCCGTGATATCCGCGGAAATCTCCGTAAATTTTCCATGCAGGAGTTCCGCTGCGTGAAATGCAATGAAAAATTCAGGCGGCCGCCGCTGATTGGCAAATGCACCGTCTGTAAAGGAAATTTGTTGTTCACGATTTCCGAAGGGTCGATTGTAAAATATCTTGAGCCCTCGTTAAGCCTTGCGCGAAAATATAATGTTCCGGTCTATGTGCGACAAAATCTTGAATTGACCAAACGCAGGATTGAAGAAGTTTTTGGCAAGGACAAAGAAAAACAATCAGGGCTGGGGGCGTGGTTTGGATGA
- a CDS encoding translation initiation factor eIF-2B subunit: MLHRFKKILTDIKSLKIQGATNVAKAAVDGLSLVAAMSTEKNLKKNLVQAALLLTKTRPTEPALRNILRYLLTHTKNKKTFSHARQWAQRYFSSAEQKTIAHGLKKIKTSATLYTHCHSSTVTHLFIAAHKKGKKIRVCNTETRPLLQGRKTAAELTHSGIHVDYYDDDAVKTAMLKSSVAFLGADAITPTVVYNKVGSSLVGEYAHAHQIPLYICTCALKFDPAIIRGKKEVVEERNPAEVWARAPRGVHVHNPAFDAIDGKHIAGIISELGIHRLPVFIKKVKKAYPWLV; the protein is encoded by the coding sequence ATGCTTCACCGCTTTAAAAAAATTCTCACTGACATCAAATCTCTCAAGATTCAAGGCGCCACGAATGTCGCGAAAGCAGCAGTAGATGGTCTATCCCTCGTTGCTGCAATGAGCACCGAGAAAAACCTCAAAAAAAATCTTGTCCAAGCAGCGCTTCTTCTCACAAAAACACGGCCCACCGAGCCGGCATTACGAAACATTCTCCGCTACCTTCTCACCCATACAAAAAATAAAAAAACATTCAGCCACGCACGGCAATGGGCACAGCGCTATTTTTCTTCAGCAGAACAGAAAACCATTGCGCACGGCCTGAAAAAAATAAAAACAAGCGCAACCCTCTACACCCACTGCCATTCTTCAACCGTCACCCACCTTTTCATTGCAGCGCACAAGAAAGGAAAAAAAATTCGTGTATGCAACACTGAAACACGCCCTCTGCTCCAAGGAAGAAAAACAGCAGCAGAACTCACCCATTCCGGCATTCACGTTGACTATTACGATGACGATGCCGTGAAAACAGCAATGCTCAAAAGCAGCGTCGCGTTTCTCGGTGCCGATGCAATCACGCCAACTGTTGTATACAACAAAGTTGGCTCATCGCTCGTGGGTGAATACGCCCATGCCCATCAGATTCCACTCTATATTTGCACATGCGCCTTAAAATTTGATCCAGCAATCATCCGTGGAAAAAAAGAAGTTGTTGAAGAACGCAATCCTGCCGAAGTGTGGGCGCGCGCGCCGCGCGGCGTTCACGTACACAACCCTGCGTTTGATGCGATTGACGGAAAGCACATCGCCGGCATTATTTCAGAGCTCGGCATCCACCGCTTGCCGGTGTTCATAAAAAAAGTGAAGAAAGCATATCCTTGGCTCGTCTAA
- a CDS encoding CARDB domain-containing protein, producing the protein MKLQSLILIVLAVLFSLPVAALGNDFLVPAGAVIDLHQYDEIFNPYAEGNVLPPSSYSDINPNPQPLFIRDLAVDIFRFEAPAGTHVGDYVTLIGTIKNNGMFSVPLNYAFFMNGQNLGPAVPRELNQFWDGVADFIQPGESRMVVKSVQLTAAGEISLQLKADPFNLIQESRETNNTRSIRIVVQPVPPAEVPPAPENNPPADNQNNVSPPANNPPINNPPANNAPPQDNSVTRAEARTALRDADDQCTDASTSIDHARTALSNNALVNFDRNEVNRQASTLTDARKALRDGNTAYDRSEYVSANNKADTAQKKCDRIVSKLAFTDVSSASLPSATNYNYVPQQRAAVGQPTEPSDDVQLIRSQQKITKEEVPVEDTTATPWLIASIIIGSFLVLGELSALAYFVFKK; encoded by the coding sequence ATGAAGCTTCAATCCCTTATCCTTATTGTTCTGGCAGTGTTGTTCAGCCTGCCCGTAGCAGCCCTCGGCAACGACTTTCTTGTTCCCGCTGGCGCAGTCATTGACCTTCACCAATATGATGAGATATTCAATCCGTATGCAGAAGGAAACGTTCTTCCTCCATCTTCCTATTCCGACATTAATCCTAACCCACAACCACTCTTTATCCGCGACCTTGCTGTTGATATTTTCAGATTCGAAGCACCGGCAGGAACACACGTTGGAGACTATGTCACCCTTATCGGCACCATCAAAAACAACGGTATGTTTTCTGTGCCGCTAAATTACGCTTTTTTCATGAACGGCCAAAATCTTGGGCCAGCAGTTCCTCGCGAGCTTAACCAATTCTGGGACGGCGTTGCAGACTTCATTCAACCCGGTGAAAGCAGAATGGTGGTCAAATCCGTTCAGCTTACTGCTGCAGGAGAAATCTCATTGCAATTAAAGGCAGATCCATTCAACCTGATTCAAGAAAGCAGAGAAACAAACAACACGCGCAGCATCCGCATTGTGGTACAACCAGTTCCACCTGCAGAAGTACCACCTGCTCCGGAAAATAATCCTCCTGCCGATAACCAAAACAATGTTTCTCCTCCTGCAAATAATCCTCCTATCAATAACCCTCCAGCTAACAATGCCCCACCCCAGGACAATAGTGTGACTCGCGCCGAGGCGCGGACAGCACTGCGCGACGCAGATGATCAGTGCACTGATGCGTCAACGTCTATTGACCATGCGCGCACCGCGTTGAGCAACAATGCACTGGTTAATTTCGACCGCAATGAAGTTAACCGGCAGGCCAGCACACTCACCGATGCCCGCAAGGCACTGCGTGACGGCAACACCGCCTACGACCGCAGTGAGTATGTATCAGCAAACAATAAGGCAGACACGGCTCAAAAGAAATGCGATCGCATTGTGAGCAAACTGGCCTTTACTGATGTTAGTTCCGCGTCGCTGCCTTCAGCAACAAATTACAATTATGTTCCGCAACAGCGTGCAGCGGTTGGCCAGCCGACTGAACCAAGCGACGACGTTCAGCTCATCCGTTCACAGCAGAAAATAACAAAAGAAGAAGTTCCGGTCGAAGATACTACTGCAACACCTTGGCTCATTGCGAGCATTATTATCGGCTCATTCTTGGTGCTGGGCGAATTATCTGCATTGGCTTATTTTGTGTTTAAGAAATAA